The following nucleotide sequence is from Nitrospirota bacterium.
GCAGTTGCCGCAGTCGATGCAATAGGACGCCCGATGAGACAAGCTCTTGCCGTCTGACATCGTAAAACACTTGACCGGACAGAAGCCCACACAATCCCCACATCCTGTACACTTGTCCCAATTCACTAAGGCTATAAACACTTGCTCCCACATCCAAAATTCGCTTGTTCTATTGCACCCATGTAGATATATATTTTCAATATTG
It contains:
- a CDS encoding 4Fe-4S binding protein encodes the protein MFIALVNWDKCTGCGDCVGFCPVKCFTMSDGKSLSHRASYCIDCGNCQEFCPADAIVISIGWGG